The following are encoded in a window of Pongo abelii isolate AG06213 chromosome 14, NHGRI_mPonAbe1-v2.0_pri, whole genome shotgun sequence genomic DNA:
- the LOC100434200 gene encoding kelch repeat and BTB domain-containing protein 7, with protein sequence MQSREDAPRSRRLASPRGGRRPKRISKPSVSAFFTGPEELKDTAHSAALLAQLKSFYDARLLCDVTIEVVTPGSGPGTGRLFSCNRNVLAAACPYFKSMFTGGMYESQQASVTMHDVDAESFEVLVDYCYTGRVSLSEANVQRLYAASDMLQLEYVREACASFLARRLDLTNCTAILKFADAFDHHKLRSQAQSYIAHNFKQLSRMGSIREETLADLTLAQLLAVLRLDSLDIESERTVCHVAVQWLEAAPKERGPSAAEVFKCVRWMHFTEEDQDYLEGLLTKPIVKKYCLDVIEGALQMRYGDLLYKSLVPVPNSSSSSSSSNSLVSAAENPPQRLGMCAKEMVIFFGHPRDPFLCYDPYSGDIYTMPSPLTSFAHTKTVTSSAVCVSPDHDIYLAAQPRKDLWVYKPAQNSWQQLADRLLCREGMDVAYLNGYIYILGGRDPITGVKLKEVECYSVQRNQWALVAPVPHSFYSFELIVVQNYLYAVNSKRMLCYDPSHNMWLNCASLKRSDFQEACVFNDEIYCICDIPVMKVYNPARGEWRRISNIPLDSETHNYQIVNHDQKLLLITSTTPQWKKNRVTVYEYDTREDQWINIGTMLGLLQFDSGFICLCARVYPSCLEPGQSFITEEDDARSESSTEWDLDGFSELDSESGSSSSFSDDEVWVQVAPQRNAQDQQGSL encoded by the coding sequence ATGCAGTCCCGGGAAGACGCCCCGCGCTCTCGCCGCCTCGCCAGTCCCCGTGGTGGGAGGCGGCCCAAGAGGATTTCCAAGCCCTCGGTTTCGGCCTTTTTCACGGGTCCAGAGGAGTTAAAGGACACGGCCCATTCTGCAGCCCTGCTGGCACAGCTCAAGTCCTTCTACGACGCGCGGCTGCTGTGTGATGTGACCATCGAAGTGGTGACGCCTGGCAGCGGGCCTGGCACGGGTCGCCTCTTTTCCTGCAATCGCAACGTGCTAGCAGCTGCGTGTCCCTACTTCAAGAGCATGTTCACAGGTGGCATGTACGAGAGCCAGCAGGCCAGCGTGACCATGCACGATGTGGACGCCGAGTCCTTCGAGGTGTTGGTCGACTACTGCTACACGGGTCGTGTGTCTCTCAGTGAGGCCAATGTGCAGCGCCTATACGCGGCCTCCGACATGCTCCAGCTGGAATATGTGCGGGAAGCCTGTGCCTCCTTCTTAGCCCGACGTCTTGACCTGACCAACTGCACTGCCATCCTCAAGTTTGCAGACGCCTTCGACCATCACAAGCTTCGATCTCAGGCCCAGTCCTATATAGCTCACAACTTCAAGCAGCTCAGCCGAATGGGTTCAATTCGGGAGGAGACTCTAGCAGATCTAACCCTGGCCCAGCTGCTGGCTGTCCTACGCCTGGATAGTCTGGACATAGAGAGTGAGCGGACTGTATGCCATGTAGCTGTGCAGTGGCTGGAGGCCGCTCCCAAAGAGCGGGGTCCCAGTGCTGCAGAAGTCTTCAAGTGCGTGCGCTGGATGCACTTCACTGAAGAAGATCAGGACTACTTAGAAGGGCTGCTGACCAAGCCCATCGTGAAGAAGTACTGCCTGGACGTTATTGAAGGGGCCCTGCAGATGCGCTATGGTGACCTGTTGTACAAGTCTCTGGTGCCAGTgccaaacagcagcagcagcagtagcagcagcaactCTCTTGTATCTGCAGCAGAAAATCCACCCCAGAGACTGGGTATGTGTGCCAAGGAGATGGTGATCTTCTTTGGACACCCTAGAGATCCCTTTCTCTGCTATGACCCTTACTCAGGGGACATTTACACAATGCCATCACCTTTGACCAGCTTTGCTCACACTAAGACTGTCACCTCCTCAGCTGTCTGTGTCTCCCCAGACCATGACATCTATCTAGCTGCTCAGCCCAGGAAAGACCTCTGGGTGTATAAACCAGCTCAGAATAGTTGGCAGCAACTTGCAGATCGCTTGCTGTGTCGTGAGGGCATGGATGTGGCATATCTCAATGGCTACATCTACATTTTGGGAGGGCGAGACCCTATTACTGGAGTTAAGTTGAAGGAAGTGGAATGCTATAGTGTTCAGAGAAACCAGTGGGCATTGGTGGCTCCTGTCCCTCATTCCTTCTATTCCTTTGAACTCATAGTGGTTCAGAACTATCTTTATGCTGTTAACAGTAAGCGCATGCTTTGCTATGATCCTAGCCACAATATGTGGCTGAACTGTGCTTCTCTTAAACGTAGTGACTTTCAGGAAGCATGTGTCTTCAATGATGAAATCTATTGTATCTGTGACATCCCAGTCATGAAGGTCTACAACCCAGCTAGGGGAGAATGGAGGCGGATTAGTAATATTCCTTTGGATTCAGAGACCCACAACTACCAGATTGTCAATCATGACCAAAAGTTGCTTCTCATCACTTCTACAACCCCACAATGGAAAAAGAACCGAGTGACAGTGTATGAGTATGATACTAGGGAAGATCAGTGGATTAATATAGGTACCATGTTAGGCCTTTTGCAGTTTGACTCTGGCTTTATCTGCCTTTGTGCTCGTGTTTATCCTTCCTGCCTTGAACCTGGTCAGAGTTTTATTACTGAGGAAGATGATGCACGGAGTGAGTCTAGTACTGAATGGGACTTAGATGGATTCAGTGAGCTGGACTCTGAGTCAGGAAGTTCAAGTTCTTTTTCAGATGATGAAGTCTGGGTGCAGGTAGCACCTCAGCGAAATGCACAGGATCAGCAGGGTTCTTTGTAA